Proteins encoded by one window of Arachis hypogaea cultivar Tifrunner chromosome 1, arahy.Tifrunner.gnm2.J5K5, whole genome shotgun sequence:
- the LOC112709397 gene encoding COBRA-like protein 1 isoform X2 gives MKPLWLPASTSGSVVATLLLLLFSCTTFTSTAYDALDPTANITIKWDVITWTGDGYIAVVTMYNFQQYRHIQAPGWTLGWTWAKREVIWNMLGGQTTEQGDCSRFKGSIPHCCKKDPTVVDLLPGAPYNQQVANCCKGGVLNAWAQDPETAVASFQLIVGSAGTTNKTVRVPKNFTLRVPGPGYTCGPAKIVRPTKFSTNDKRRTTQAMMTWNVTCTYSQFLAQKTPTCCVSLSSFYNNTIVNCPTCTCGCQNKTEPGSCVDPKSPHLASVVSPPSRALNPPLVQCTSHMCPIRVHWHVKLQYKEYWRIKITVTNFNYRMNYSQWNLVVQHPNFDNVTQVFSFNYKPLTPYEGLRLCMGFADDTGMLWGVKFYNDLLVSAGAVGNVQSELLFRKDKSSFTFDKGWAFPRRIYFNGDNCVMPPPDAYPWLPNASSTLVLSLLSSLTRILASFLVLSFTC, from the exons ATGAAGCCTCTTTGGTTACCTGCCAGTACCAGTGGATCTGTTGTAGCAACCTTACTCCTGTTACTGTTCTCTTGCACCACATTCACTTCCACAG CTTATGATGCACTTGATCCAACTGCCAATATAACAATCAAATGGGATGTCATAACCTGGACTGGAGATGGCTATATT GCTGTTGTTACAATGTACAACTTTCAACAATATCGCCATATCCAGGCGCCGGGATGGACCTTAGGGTGGACATGGGCGAAAAGGGAAGTAATTTGGAACATGCTTGGAGGCCAAACCACAGAACAAGGGGATTGTTCAAGGTTCAAAGGGAGCATCCCACATTGCTGCAAGAAAGATCCAACTGTAGTGGATTTACTGCCAGGAGCACCTTACAATCAGCAGGTAGCAAATTGCTGCAAAGGCGGCGTCTTGAATGCGTGGGCTCAGGACCCTGAAACTGCAGTTGCTTCGTTCCAACTCATTGTCGGTTCGGCTGGAACAACTAACAAAACTGTTAGAGTGCCAAAAAATTTCACCTTGAGAGTGCCCGGTCCAGGTTATACTTGTGGCCCTGCAAAGATTGTGAGGCCAACAAAATTTAGCACCAATGACAAGAGGAGAACCACTCAAGCCATGA TGACTTGGAATGTTACCTGCACATATTCTCAATTCCTGGCTCAAAAGACTCCAACTTGCTGtgtttctctctcatcattctaTAATAATACAATAGTCAATTGCCCAACTTGTACCTGTGGCTGTCAAAACAAAACAGAACCTGGAAGCTGTGTAGA TCCAAAGTCTCCACATTTAGCTTCAGTCGTTTCACCACCAAGCAGAGCTTTAAATCCACCTCTAGTTCAGTGTACAAGCCATATGTGTCCGATTCGAGTGCACTGGCACGTCAAGCTCCAATACAAAGAGTACTGGAGGATCAAGATCACAGTCACAAATTTCAATTACAGAATGAACTATTCACAATGGAACCTTGTTGTTCAGCATCCCAATTTTGACAATGTGACACAGGTTTTCAGCTTTAATTACAAGCCACTGACACCTTATGAGGGCTTAA GATTATGTATGGGTTTTGCAGATGATACAGGTATGCTGTGGGGTGTGAAGTTCTACAATGATTTGTTGGTTTCAGCTGGAGCAGTTGGGAATGTGCAATCAGAACTGTTATTTAGGAAAGACAAATCAAGCTTCACATTTGATAAAGGATGGGCATTCCCAAGAAGGATCTATTTCAATGGAGACAACTGTGTCATGCCACCTCCAGATGCATATCCTTGGCTACCAAATGCAAGTTCAACACTAGTTCTCTCTTTGCTAAGTTCTCTCACTCGGATTCTGGCTTCTTTTCTTGTCTTATCATTTACATGTTAA
- the LOC112709397 gene encoding COBRA-like protein 1 isoform X1 yields the protein MKPLWLPASTSGSVVATLLLLLFSCTTFTSTEAYDALDPTANITIKWDVITWTGDGYIAVVTMYNFQQYRHIQAPGWTLGWTWAKREVIWNMLGGQTTEQGDCSRFKGSIPHCCKKDPTVVDLLPGAPYNQQVANCCKGGVLNAWAQDPETAVASFQLIVGSAGTTNKTVRVPKNFTLRVPGPGYTCGPAKIVRPTKFSTNDKRRTTQAMMTWNVTCTYSQFLAQKTPTCCVSLSSFYNNTIVNCPTCTCGCQNKTEPGSCVDPKSPHLASVVSPPSRALNPPLVQCTSHMCPIRVHWHVKLQYKEYWRIKITVTNFNYRMNYSQWNLVVQHPNFDNVTQVFSFNYKPLTPYEGLRLCMGFADDTGMLWGVKFYNDLLVSAGAVGNVQSELLFRKDKSSFTFDKGWAFPRRIYFNGDNCVMPPPDAYPWLPNASSTLVLSLLSSLTRILASFLVLSFTC from the exons ATGAAGCCTCTTTGGTTACCTGCCAGTACCAGTGGATCTGTTGTAGCAACCTTACTCCTGTTACTGTTCTCTTGCACCACATTCACTTCCACAG AAGCTTATGATGCACTTGATCCAACTGCCAATATAACAATCAAATGGGATGTCATAACCTGGACTGGAGATGGCTATATT GCTGTTGTTACAATGTACAACTTTCAACAATATCGCCATATCCAGGCGCCGGGATGGACCTTAGGGTGGACATGGGCGAAAAGGGAAGTAATTTGGAACATGCTTGGAGGCCAAACCACAGAACAAGGGGATTGTTCAAGGTTCAAAGGGAGCATCCCACATTGCTGCAAGAAAGATCCAACTGTAGTGGATTTACTGCCAGGAGCACCTTACAATCAGCAGGTAGCAAATTGCTGCAAAGGCGGCGTCTTGAATGCGTGGGCTCAGGACCCTGAAACTGCAGTTGCTTCGTTCCAACTCATTGTCGGTTCGGCTGGAACAACTAACAAAACTGTTAGAGTGCCAAAAAATTTCACCTTGAGAGTGCCCGGTCCAGGTTATACTTGTGGCCCTGCAAAGATTGTGAGGCCAACAAAATTTAGCACCAATGACAAGAGGAGAACCACTCAAGCCATGA TGACTTGGAATGTTACCTGCACATATTCTCAATTCCTGGCTCAAAAGACTCCAACTTGCTGtgtttctctctcatcattctaTAATAATACAATAGTCAATTGCCCAACTTGTACCTGTGGCTGTCAAAACAAAACAGAACCTGGAAGCTGTGTAGA TCCAAAGTCTCCACATTTAGCTTCAGTCGTTTCACCACCAAGCAGAGCTTTAAATCCACCTCTAGTTCAGTGTACAAGCCATATGTGTCCGATTCGAGTGCACTGGCACGTCAAGCTCCAATACAAAGAGTACTGGAGGATCAAGATCACAGTCACAAATTTCAATTACAGAATGAACTATTCACAATGGAACCTTGTTGTTCAGCATCCCAATTTTGACAATGTGACACAGGTTTTCAGCTTTAATTACAAGCCACTGACACCTTATGAGGGCTTAA GATTATGTATGGGTTTTGCAGATGATACAGGTATGCTGTGGGGTGTGAAGTTCTACAATGATTTGTTGGTTTCAGCTGGAGCAGTTGGGAATGTGCAATCAGAACTGTTATTTAGGAAAGACAAATCAAGCTTCACATTTGATAAAGGATGGGCATTCCCAAGAAGGATCTATTTCAATGGAGACAACTGTGTCATGCCACCTCCAGATGCATATCCTTGGCTACCAAATGCAAGTTCAACACTAGTTCTCTCTTTGCTAAGTTCTCTCACTCGGATTCTGGCTTCTTTTCTTGTCTTATCATTTACATGTTAA
- the LOC112709397 gene encoding COBRA-like protein 1 isoform X3, with the protein MKPLWLPASTSGSVVATLLLLLFSCTTFTSTEAYDALDPTANITIKWDVITWTGDGYIAVVTMYNFQQYRHIQAPGWTLGWTWAKREVIWNMLGGQTTEQGDCSRFKGSIPHCCKKDPTVVDLLPGAPYNQQVANCCKGGVLNAWAQDPETAVASFQLIVGSAGTTNKTVRVPKNFTLRVPGPGYTCGPAKIVRPTKFSTNDKRRTTQAMMTWNVTCTYSQFLAQKTPTCCVSLSSFYNNTIVNCPTCTCGCQNKTEPGSCVDPKSPHLASVVSPPSRALNPPLVQCTSHMCPIRVHWHVKLQYKEYWRIKITVTNFNYRMNYSQWNLVVQHPNFDNVTQVFSFNYKPLTPYEGLNDTGMLWGVKFYNDLLVSAGAVGNVQSELLFRKDKSSFTFDKGWAFPRRIYFNGDNCVMPPPDAYPWLPNASSTLVLSLLSSLTRILASFLVLSFTC; encoded by the exons ATGAAGCCTCTTTGGTTACCTGCCAGTACCAGTGGATCTGTTGTAGCAACCTTACTCCTGTTACTGTTCTCTTGCACCACATTCACTTCCACAG AAGCTTATGATGCACTTGATCCAACTGCCAATATAACAATCAAATGGGATGTCATAACCTGGACTGGAGATGGCTATATT GCTGTTGTTACAATGTACAACTTTCAACAATATCGCCATATCCAGGCGCCGGGATGGACCTTAGGGTGGACATGGGCGAAAAGGGAAGTAATTTGGAACATGCTTGGAGGCCAAACCACAGAACAAGGGGATTGTTCAAGGTTCAAAGGGAGCATCCCACATTGCTGCAAGAAAGATCCAACTGTAGTGGATTTACTGCCAGGAGCACCTTACAATCAGCAGGTAGCAAATTGCTGCAAAGGCGGCGTCTTGAATGCGTGGGCTCAGGACCCTGAAACTGCAGTTGCTTCGTTCCAACTCATTGTCGGTTCGGCTGGAACAACTAACAAAACTGTTAGAGTGCCAAAAAATTTCACCTTGAGAGTGCCCGGTCCAGGTTATACTTGTGGCCCTGCAAAGATTGTGAGGCCAACAAAATTTAGCACCAATGACAAGAGGAGAACCACTCAAGCCATGA TGACTTGGAATGTTACCTGCACATATTCTCAATTCCTGGCTCAAAAGACTCCAACTTGCTGtgtttctctctcatcattctaTAATAATACAATAGTCAATTGCCCAACTTGTACCTGTGGCTGTCAAAACAAAACAGAACCTGGAAGCTGTGTAGA TCCAAAGTCTCCACATTTAGCTTCAGTCGTTTCACCACCAAGCAGAGCTTTAAATCCACCTCTAGTTCAGTGTACAAGCCATATGTGTCCGATTCGAGTGCACTGGCACGTCAAGCTCCAATACAAAGAGTACTGGAGGATCAAGATCACAGTCACAAATTTCAATTACAGAATGAACTATTCACAATGGAACCTTGTTGTTCAGCATCCCAATTTTGACAATGTGACACAGGTTTTCAGCTTTAATTACAAGCCACTGACACCTTATGAGGGCTTAA ATGATACAGGTATGCTGTGGGGTGTGAAGTTCTACAATGATTTGTTGGTTTCAGCTGGAGCAGTTGGGAATGTGCAATCAGAACTGTTATTTAGGAAAGACAAATCAAGCTTCACATTTGATAAAGGATGGGCATTCCCAAGAAGGATCTATTTCAATGGAGACAACTGTGTCATGCCACCTCCAGATGCATATCCTTGGCTACCAAATGCAAGTTCAACACTAGTTCTCTCTTTGCTAAGTTCTCTCACTCGGATTCTGGCTTCTTTTCTTGTCTTATCATTTACATGTTAA
- the LOC112709390 gene encoding small ribosomal subunit protein mL104 (rPPR9)-like: protein MPPLQSLQLRRLFLRSFRSSSLSFLSSSSLKSLPHFLPQQPSSNPNPPGNPFDRPSFFAARNVSSNATQTQPEYPDPIAQSLSSELTKDPDSDPLSFSQRLQLSFSHITPTGNLVLQILNISPEASRATVLGFHRWLISNPKFDHTDETVSYFVDFLGRKKDFKATHDVLSAAVEGGTLLGPKTLTSAIDRLVRAGRATHAIQFFDRMEKDYGLKRDRESLNVVVSKLCQNGFASYAEKMVKNLAKEFFPDESTCDMLIRGWCVKGKLDEAERLAGEMYRGGFELGVDAFNAMLDCACKLCREKDPFRFHSEAERILVEMESRGVPRNVETFNVLISSLCNMRKTEEAVQLFNNMGSYWCSPNETTFLVLIRSLYQAARLQEGDEMIDRMKSSGFGAALDKKAYYGFLKILCGIERVDHALSVFGMMKADGCEPGVKTYDLLMGKLGSMNRVDKANTLFNEAKKRGVAVVAKEYVVDPWYAKKAKALKDQRNKKKNKEKKRETLPEKMARKRRKLKQIRLSFVKKPKRRMGRA from the coding sequence ATGCCGCCATTACAGTCTCTGCAACTTCGGAGGCTCTTCCTTCGATCCTTCCGCTCTTCTTCACTATCATTCCTTTCATCTTCTTCACTCAAATCCCTACCTCATTTCCTTCCACAACAACCCTCTTCCAATCCAAACCCACCCGGAAACCCCTTCGATCGACCCTCATTCTTCGCAGCCAGAAACGTCTCCTCAAATGCGACCCAAACACAACCCGAATACCCGGATCCGATAGCTCAATCCCTCTCGTCGGAGCTCACCAAGGACCCGGACTCGGACCCTCTGTCCTTCTCGCAGCGCCTCCAGCTCAGCTTCTCTCACATCACGCCAACTGGAAATCTCGTCCTCCAAATCCTAAACATCTCCCCCGAAGCCTCACGCGCCACCGTGCTAGGGTTCCATCGATGGCTCATCTCAAACCCTAAATTCGACCACACCGACGAAACTGTCTCCTACTTCGTCGACTTTCTCGGTCGCAAGAAGGATTTTAAGGCCACGCATGACGTTCTCTCTGCCGCCGTCGAAGGCGGCACGCTTTTGGGGCCTAAAACCCTAACTTCCGCGATCGATCGGCTCGTTCGCGCGGGCAGGGCCACTCATGCGATCCAATTCTTCGACCGGATGGAAAAGGACTACGGATTAAAGCGCGACCGCGAGTCCCTAAACGTTGTCGTTTCGAAGCTGTGCCAAAATGGTTTCGCGAGCTACGCAGAGAAGATGGTGAAGAATCTGGCTAAGGAGTTCTTCCCCGACGAAAGCACCTGTGATATGCTGATTCGAGGTTGGTGCGTGAAGGGGAAGCTCGATGAAGCTGAGAGACTCGCGGGAGAGATGTACAGAGGAGGGTTCGAGCTTGGCGTGGATGCCTTCAACGCAATGCTGGACTGCGCATGCAAGCTGTGCCGCGAGAAAGATCCCTTTCGCTTTCACTCGGAAGCAGAGAGGATTCTGGTTGAGATGGAGTCCCGTGGTGTTCCAAGGAATGTGGAAACATTCAATGTGTTGATCAGTAGCCTTTGTAACATGAGGAAAACAGAGGAGGCTGTTCAATTGTTCAATAACATGGGGTCGTACTGGTGTTCTCCGAACGAGACGACGTTCCTTGTGCTGATCCGGAGTCTGTACCAGGCTGCAAGGCTGCAAGAGGGTGATGAGATGATTGATAGGATGAAATCTTCGGGGTTTGGTGCCGCGCTCGATAAGAAGGCATACTATGGGTTCTTGAAGATTTTGTGTGGGATTGAAAGGGTTGATCATGCTTTGAGTGTGTTTGGGATGATGAAGGCTGATGGGTGTGAACCAGGGGTTAAGACTTATGACTTGTTGATGGGGAAATTGGGTTCCATGAACCGTGTGGATAAGGCGAATACTCTGTTCAATGAGGCCAAGAAGAGGGGTGTGGCTGTGGTGGCTAAGGAGTATGTTGTTGATCCATGGTATGCGAAGAAGGCGAAGGCATTGAAGGACCAgaggaataagaagaagaataaggagaagaagagagagactTTGCCGGAGAAAATGGCTAGAAAGAGGAGAAAGCTGAAACAGATAAGGTTGAGTTTTGTGAAGAAGCCTAAACGAAGGATGGGTAGAGCTTAA
- the LOC112709397 gene encoding COBRA-like protein 1 isoform X4 yields MKPLWLPASTSGSVVATLLLLLFSCTTFTSTAYDALDPTANITIKWDVITWTGDGYIAVVTMYNFQQYRHIQAPGWTLGWTWAKREVIWNMLGGQTTEQGDCSRFKGSIPHCCKKDPTVVDLLPGAPYNQQVANCCKGGVLNAWAQDPETAVASFQLIVGSAGTTNKTVRVPKNFTLRVPGPGYTCGPAKIVRPTKFSTNDKRRTTQAMMTWNVTCTYSQFLAQKTPTCCVSLSSFYNNTIVNCPTCTCGCQNKTEPGSCVDPKSPHLASVVSPPSRALNPPLVQCTSHMCPIRVHWHVKLQYKEYWRIKITVTNFNYRMNYSQWNLVVQHPNFDNVTQVFSFNYKPLTPYEGLNDTGMLWGVKFYNDLLVSAGAVGNVQSELLFRKDKSSFTFDKGWAFPRRIYFNGDNCVMPPPDAYPWLPNASSTLVLSLLSSLTRILASFLVLSFTC; encoded by the exons ATGAAGCCTCTTTGGTTACCTGCCAGTACCAGTGGATCTGTTGTAGCAACCTTACTCCTGTTACTGTTCTCTTGCACCACATTCACTTCCACAG CTTATGATGCACTTGATCCAACTGCCAATATAACAATCAAATGGGATGTCATAACCTGGACTGGAGATGGCTATATT GCTGTTGTTACAATGTACAACTTTCAACAATATCGCCATATCCAGGCGCCGGGATGGACCTTAGGGTGGACATGGGCGAAAAGGGAAGTAATTTGGAACATGCTTGGAGGCCAAACCACAGAACAAGGGGATTGTTCAAGGTTCAAAGGGAGCATCCCACATTGCTGCAAGAAAGATCCAACTGTAGTGGATTTACTGCCAGGAGCACCTTACAATCAGCAGGTAGCAAATTGCTGCAAAGGCGGCGTCTTGAATGCGTGGGCTCAGGACCCTGAAACTGCAGTTGCTTCGTTCCAACTCATTGTCGGTTCGGCTGGAACAACTAACAAAACTGTTAGAGTGCCAAAAAATTTCACCTTGAGAGTGCCCGGTCCAGGTTATACTTGTGGCCCTGCAAAGATTGTGAGGCCAACAAAATTTAGCACCAATGACAAGAGGAGAACCACTCAAGCCATGA TGACTTGGAATGTTACCTGCACATATTCTCAATTCCTGGCTCAAAAGACTCCAACTTGCTGtgtttctctctcatcattctaTAATAATACAATAGTCAATTGCCCAACTTGTACCTGTGGCTGTCAAAACAAAACAGAACCTGGAAGCTGTGTAGA TCCAAAGTCTCCACATTTAGCTTCAGTCGTTTCACCACCAAGCAGAGCTTTAAATCCACCTCTAGTTCAGTGTACAAGCCATATGTGTCCGATTCGAGTGCACTGGCACGTCAAGCTCCAATACAAAGAGTACTGGAGGATCAAGATCACAGTCACAAATTTCAATTACAGAATGAACTATTCACAATGGAACCTTGTTGTTCAGCATCCCAATTTTGACAATGTGACACAGGTTTTCAGCTTTAATTACAAGCCACTGACACCTTATGAGGGCTTAA ATGATACAGGTATGCTGTGGGGTGTGAAGTTCTACAATGATTTGTTGGTTTCAGCTGGAGCAGTTGGGAATGTGCAATCAGAACTGTTATTTAGGAAAGACAAATCAAGCTTCACATTTGATAAAGGATGGGCATTCCCAAGAAGGATCTATTTCAATGGAGACAACTGTGTCATGCCACCTCCAGATGCATATCCTTGGCTACCAAATGCAAGTTCAACACTAGTTCTCTCTTTGCTAAGTTCTCTCACTCGGATTCTGGCTTCTTTTCTTGTCTTATCATTTACATGTTAA